Proteins from a genomic interval of Clostridia bacterium:
- a CDS encoding DegT/DnrJ/EryC1/StrS family aminotransferase, translating to MRVDLARPDLSASDIGAVNDVLRSYTLALGPKLVEFEESSASFTQRRCGIAVNSGTSGLHLLIRSFGIADGDEVITTPFSFIASSNCILYERAKPVFVDIEPDTANINPDLIEAAITPKTKAILAVDAFGQPAKLDVIRDMANRHGLVFIEDSCESLGSEYKGKRAGGPDFADAAVFAFYPNKQITTGEGGMIVTDDEHVAFLCRSMRNQGRGEAGVWLAHERLGFNYRMDEMSAALGVTQLRRIEEIVTRRARVADMYKERLSGIPGVRLPYVAPEVTRMSWFVYVIRVGWDERTHVMQERVRNHVMERFQKAEIGCRPYFTPIHLQPFYRDMFGYEGGEFPATEEAGRTSVAIPFHNSLSSDEIDYVADVLESALKDRPTK from the coding sequence ATGAGAGTTGATCTCGCACGCCCCGATCTATCGGCAAGCGACATCGGCGCAGTCAATGACGTTTTGAGATCGTACACACTCGCGCTTGGCCCGAAATTGGTGGAATTTGAGGAATCAAGCGCGTCCTTTACTCAGCGTCGGTGTGGAATAGCCGTCAATAGCGGCACGAGCGGCCTGCACCTCCTTATTCGCTCGTTCGGCATAGCCGATGGCGATGAGGTGATCACAACCCCGTTCAGCTTCATTGCGTCTAGCAACTGCATCCTGTATGAGCGGGCAAAGCCGGTGTTTGTAGATATCGAGCCCGACACGGCCAACATCAACCCCGATCTGATCGAGGCTGCGATCACGCCCAAGACCAAGGCGATCCTCGCTGTCGATGCCTTTGGCCAGCCGGCTAAGCTGGATGTGATCCGCGATATGGCGAACCGCCATGGCCTTGTTTTCATAGAGGACTCCTGTGAGTCGTTGGGCTCGGAGTACAAGGGCAAGAGAGCTGGCGGGCCGGATTTCGCCGACGCGGCCGTGTTCGCCTTCTACCCTAACAAGCAGATCACCACGGGTGAAGGCGGCATGATCGTGACCGACGATGAGCACGTGGCGTTCCTCTGCCGCAGCATGCGCAATCAGGGGCGAGGTGAGGCAGGGGTGTGGCTTGCCCACGAGCGGCTGGGGTTCAACTACCGCATGGATGAGATGTCGGCTGCTCTCGGTGTCACGCAGCTTAGGCGGATTGAAGAAATCGTCACCAGAAGGGCCCGGGTGGCCGACATGTACAAGGAGAGGCTCTCCGGTATCCCGGGCGTGCGTTTGCCGTATGTTGCGCCGGAGGTCACCAGGATGAGCTGGTTCGTGTATGTCATACGCGTGGGGTGGGACGAGAGAACCCACGTGATGCAGGAGAGAGTCAGAAACCACGTCATGGAGCGGTTCCAGAAGGCGGAGATTGGCTGCCGGCCATACTTCACACCCATCCACCTGCAGCCTTTCTATAGGGACATGTTTGGGTATGAAGGCGGCGAGTTCCCGGCAACAGAAGAAGCAGGCCGCACCAGCGTCGCGATACCGTTCCATAACAGCCTCTCATCGGATGAGATCGACTACGTCGCGGACGTGCTGGAGAGCGCATTGAAGGATCGGCCTACCAAGTAG
- a CDS encoding DeoR/GlpR family DNA-binding transcription regulator: MLAEERRSRIMQLISEHGSAAVADLSETMNVSTMTIRRDIAYLASQGRVIKAHGGAVSARESTASEPGYEIKARVNVEEKRRIGLTAAGMVEDGETIVLDSGSTTFQIAALLRSKRDLTVVTNDLVIATSLSKTPSISVLLIGGSIRPGIFSTVGPYAEEMLRQLSVDKVFLGADAVDAAKGVMNSNPEEVPIKRLMMRAGHRVILAVDHSKFERIGLSFVCGVADLDMILTDKGIGDETLVGLRDTGVEVTVC, from the coding sequence ATGCTTGCTGAGGAACGGCGTAGCAGGATAATGCAGCTCATTAGCGAACACGGCTCAGCGGCCGTGGCCGATCTGAGCGAGACGATGAACGTATCTACGATGACGATACGGCGGGATATCGCGTACCTCGCCTCGCAGGGAAGGGTGATCAAGGCCCACGGAGGCGCCGTCTCCGCCAGGGAGAGCACCGCATCCGAGCCGGGGTACGAGATCAAGGCCCGGGTGAATGTGGAGGAGAAACGACGGATCGGACTGACCGCCGCAGGCATGGTTGAAGACGGCGAGACCATTGTGCTGGATTCCGGTTCCACCACATTCCAGATAGCTGCCCTTCTCAGGAGCAAGCGTGATCTCACTGTAGTCACCAACGATCTGGTGATCGCCACGAGCCTGAGCAAAACCCCGTCTATCTCAGTGCTTCTCATCGGCGGCAGCATTCGGCCAGGCATATTCTCTACCGTTGGACCATACGCAGAGGAGATGCTGAGGCAGCTGTCTGTGGACAAAGTGTTTCTGGGCGCCGATGCTGTAGACGCGGCTAAAGGCGTCATGAACAGCAACCCGGAGGAAGTCCCCATCAAGCGCCTTATGATGAGAGCTGGGCATCGCGTGATCCTGGCGGTCGACCACTCCAAGTTCGAGAGGATCGGGCTTTCCTTTGTGTGCGGTGTCGCCGACCTTGACATGATCCTGACTGATAAGGGCATTGGCGATGAGACGCTCGTCGGCCTGAGAGACACTGGCGTAGAAGTGACAGTGTGCTGA
- a CDS encoding inositol monophosphatase family protein, producing the protein MIDERTLGKALDVARDAARSAGDLLTAMIGTRRTVQFKGERDMVTDADKASEGLILLAIRSEFPSHSICAEEQGQIEGQGPGAVCEWFIDPLDGTTNYAHGLPFFAVSIGLFVDGLPAVGVVYSPVSGELYSAASGRGAFLNGSRIHVSSTSAMAQALVATGFPYDMADCRNNNMDVFARVIPLVQEVRRFGVASLDLAYVACGRFDAYWEPGLAPWDMAAGAVIVGEAGGVVTNFAGGPFRVGGKQVLAANCVLHQSMLHLVSGQGTVQDASQGASRNCSPDTSQKTIRSSNGEAAIRNAC; encoded by the coding sequence TTGATCGACGAAAGAACACTGGGCAAAGCACTCGACGTCGCACGCGACGCGGCCCGAAGCGCTGGAGACCTGCTCACAGCGATGATCGGGACTCGCCGGACTGTGCAGTTCAAGGGTGAACGAGATATGGTGACCGACGCCGACAAGGCCTCGGAAGGCCTCATACTGTTGGCCATACGGTCGGAGTTTCCGAGCCATTCCATCTGTGCCGAGGAGCAGGGGCAAATTGAGGGACAGGGGCCCGGAGCGGTGTGTGAGTGGTTCATCGATCCCCTGGACGGAACCACCAACTACGCCCACGGGCTGCCGTTCTTCGCGGTATCGATAGGCCTGTTCGTTGATGGTTTGCCGGCAGTGGGCGTGGTATACTCACCTGTGTCAGGGGAGCTCTACAGTGCGGCTTCGGGGCGCGGCGCGTTCCTAAACGGCAGTAGAATACACGTGTCGTCAACGTCAGCCATGGCTCAAGCGCTAGTAGCTACGGGTTTTCCCTACGACATGGCGGACTGCCGAAACAACAATATGGACGTATTCGCTCGTGTCATCCCATTAGTTCAGGAGGTCCGCAGATTCGGTGTGGCCTCCCTGGATCTTGCGTATGTTGCGTGCGGAAGATTCGATGCGTACTGGGAGCCTGGTCTTGCCCCGTGGGACATGGCAGCGGGGGCGGTGATTGTGGGGGAGGCGGGCGGCGTTGTGACGAACTTCGCCGGCGGCCCCTTCAGGGTAGGCGGGAAGCAAGTCCTGGCTGCCAATTGCGTGCTTCACCAAAGCATGCTGCACTTGGTTTCCGGTCAGGGCACTGTTCAGGATGCCAGCCAGGGCGCCAGTCGAAATTGCAGCCCTGATACTAGCCAGAAGACCATCCGGAGTAGTAATGGCGAGGCGGCGATTCGCAATGCTTGCTGA
- a CDS encoding sugar ABC transporter permease, whose protein sequence is MNTYRSYRARQIRLRGLTFILPTLIILTAVVAVPLLFSLIVSFSNYTFISPRLGSFAGIRNYVSALSNEYFWNSLWVTIKFALFVVTLESVLGFSIALLLSRDIKFKAVFYTILTIPMVMSPVAVGLIWKMLLHADLGIVNYLISAMGWRPIDWLGSPRGAIWSILMVDIWQQVSFMILVLLAGLVSLPKEPFEAAKIDGASPVQTLFRITIPLMSPVIVTALLIRLIFAFRTYDLIYVMTKGGPGVATDVISYYIYKRTFTGLNLAEAAALSWVLLLVVLGIVVVLFRTMLRQQDA, encoded by the coding sequence ATGAACACTTACAGAAGCTATCGAGCGCGGCAGATTAGGCTCAGGGGATTGACGTTTATACTTCCAACGCTAATCATCCTTACTGCAGTTGTCGCCGTGCCGCTGCTGTTTTCGCTTATTGTCAGTTTTTCGAACTATACGTTCATATCGCCGCGGCTTGGCTCATTCGCGGGGATCAGGAACTACGTGAGCGCCCTCAGCAACGAGTACTTCTGGAACTCGCTGTGGGTTACTATCAAGTTCGCGCTTTTTGTGGTCACCCTCGAATCTGTCCTGGGGTTCTCGATTGCGCTGCTCCTGAGCCGCGATATCAAGTTCAAAGCGGTCTTCTATACCATACTTACTATTCCAATGGTCATGTCTCCTGTGGCAGTAGGGCTCATATGGAAGATGCTTCTCCACGCTGATCTGGGTATTGTGAACTACCTGATATCCGCTATGGGATGGCGCCCCATAGACTGGCTCGGATCTCCAAGAGGGGCGATATGGTCGATTCTGATGGTAGACATATGGCAACAGGTGTCGTTCATGATTCTGGTGCTTCTAGCCGGCTTGGTGTCGCTTCCGAAGGAGCCGTTCGAGGCTGCGAAGATAGATGGCGCTAGTCCGGTGCAGACGCTGTTCCGCATCACGATTCCCCTGATGTCCCCAGTAATCGTCACAGCGCTCCTCATACGTCTCATATTTGCCTTCCGGACCTACGATCTGATCTACGTGATGACTAAGGGCGGACCTGGCGTGGCTACTGATGTGATAAGCTACTACATTTACAAGCGCACATTCACGGGCTTGAACCTGGCTGAAGCTGCAGCGTTGTCGTGGGTGCTTCTTCTGGTGGTGCTGGGCATAGTAGTGGTGCTTTTTAGGACAATGCTGCGTCAGCAGGACGCCTGA
- a CDS encoding extracellular solute-binding protein — protein sequence MRRSLLAVCLILAVMLASGVQAAAPKVALVMLMEDVPETRIIETLLPEFEKATGIGVEFEIVQYGDMHAKLVTQFMSPESHYDVIQVDNYWAGEFPAARWLEPLDKYISRDKFDISDYVPSMVDMVGYYDGKLYMLPMYNYAMCIVYRTDLMSDPKLQKAFEAEYKAPMLAPTTVAEYVTLCKFMQKNAGVSGSAMQAQRGDPIVMEWSNYLFSCGGSYYDKSWHSTVNRPEAIKATELYIDNVKHGAPQGALSFNLDDAFRVMSQGRAFSMISYNWMLPQLNDPSKSKVAGKVAIAAMPGGIGLNGGWGWAIAHNGTRKEEAWRFIKWVESQETARKRALLGGAPTKRSMFTDKEVVRNYPWYPQVLDILENARPVPEFQYSAQMIEVMGRELSLAASGQKEIKAALDSAAKELDALARQSKMK from the coding sequence TTGAGAAGATCGCTGCTTGCTGTGTGTCTGATTCTTGCCGTCATGCTTGCGAGCGGGGTTCAGGCAGCCGCACCCAAAGTTGCCCTCGTCATGCTGATGGAGGATGTTCCCGAAACCAGAATCATTGAAACCCTATTGCCCGAATTCGAGAAAGCAACGGGCATCGGCGTGGAATTCGAGATCGTGCAGTATGGAGACATGCATGCCAAGCTGGTAACTCAGTTCATGAGTCCTGAGTCGCATTACGATGTGATTCAGGTCGACAACTATTGGGCGGGTGAATTCCCGGCGGCCAGGTGGCTGGAACCGCTGGACAAGTACATAAGCCGAGACAAGTTCGATATCTCCGATTATGTGCCCTCGATGGTCGACATGGTCGGCTACTACGACGGCAAGTTGTACATGCTGCCAATGTACAACTATGCAATGTGCATAGTCTATCGGACTGACCTCATGTCGGATCCGAAACTGCAGAAGGCATTTGAAGCCGAATACAAGGCTCCGATGCTGGCTCCGACTACTGTTGCAGAGTATGTGACGTTGTGCAAGTTCATGCAGAAGAACGCCGGCGTGTCTGGATCGGCCATGCAGGCGCAACGCGGCGATCCCATAGTCATGGAGTGGTCTAACTACCTGTTCAGCTGTGGTGGAAGCTACTACGACAAGAGCTGGCATTCCACAGTGAACAGGCCCGAGGCAATCAAGGCGACAGAGCTGTACATCGACAACGTCAAGCACGGTGCGCCGCAGGGAGCGCTTTCATTCAACCTCGACGACGCGTTCAGGGTCATGTCCCAAGGTCGCGCCTTCTCAATGATAAGCTACAATTGGATGCTGCCGCAGCTGAACGATCCTTCCAAGTCCAAGGTCGCCGGCAAGGTAGCCATAGCTGCGATGCCTGGCGGAATAGGCCTAAACGGGGGTTGGGGATGGGCTATCGCGCACAACGGGACCCGTAAGGAAGAGGCATGGCGGTTCATCAAGTGGGTTGAGTCGCAGGAGACTGCAAGGAAGAGAGCGCTTCTAGGAGGCGCTCCTACGAAGCGAAGCATGTTCACTGACAAGGAAGTCGTCAGAAACTATCCGTGGTATCCACAGGTCCTCGATATATTGGAGAATGCCCGCCCCGTACCGGAGTTCCAATACTCGGCACAGATGATCGAAGTAATGGGTCGAGAGCTATCATTGGCAGCATCTGGGCAGAAGGAGATAAAGGCGGCTCTCGACAGCGCTGCTAAGGAGCTGGATGCTCTGGCGCGGCAGTCAAAAATGAAGTAG
- a CDS encoding carbohydrate ABC transporter permease, producing the protein MKARRAKVWADVGTYLALSVFSLAILLPILWVVRTSLAPDVMAYEIPPRLVFQPTLQNYIELFKVSHFDVHLRNSLVIALLSTALATPIAALGGYGFARYGSGGRTLQFAVLGTQMLPGIVLILPIFAIYTRLRMVNTIQGITLAYLAFNLPVLLWLLMGFFQGIPIELEEAAMIDGCTPFQAFFDVIFPISAPGIMSAAVLSFILCWNEFLFALILTGSKTGTIPVAIAAMQTQRGVLIGKLAAATTIGIVPMIIIALSLQKYLVRGLSFGAIK; encoded by the coding sequence ATGAAAGCCAGACGCGCCAAGGTATGGGCAGATGTCGGAACCTATTTGGCTTTGAGCGTGTTCTCGCTTGCGATTCTACTGCCCATCTTGTGGGTCGTGCGGACTTCACTCGCGCCTGATGTGATGGCGTACGAAATACCGCCTCGGCTGGTATTTCAGCCAACACTCCAGAACTACATTGAGCTGTTCAAAGTCAGCCACTTCGATGTGCATCTGAGAAACAGCCTTGTGATTGCGCTGCTGTCCACTGCCCTCGCTACCCCGATAGCCGCATTAGGCGGTTATGGGTTCGCCAGATATGGCTCGGGAGGGCGAACGCTGCAGTTTGCTGTTCTAGGAACGCAGATGCTTCCCGGCATTGTGCTCATCCTGCCCATCTTTGCGATCTATACGCGACTCCGAATGGTCAATACCATACAGGGAATCACGCTTGCGTACCTTGCATTCAACCTGCCGGTTCTCCTGTGGCTTCTGATGGGATTCTTCCAGGGAATTCCCATAGAACTCGAAGAAGCGGCGATGATAGACGGGTGTACTCCTTTCCAAGCATTCTTCGATGTCATATTCCCCATTTCGGCGCCTGGCATCATGTCGGCTGCGGTATTGAGCTTCATACTCTGCTGGAACGAGTTTCTGTTCGCGCTGATTCTGACCGGAAGCAAGACAGGTACAATACCTGTAGCCATAGCCGCGATGCAGACACAGAGGGGAGTGCTCATAGGGAAACTCGCCGCCGCTACCACAATAGGCATTGTCCCCATGATAATCATCGCATTGTCTCTGCAAAAGTACCTGGTGAGAGGATTGTCGTTCGGAGCGATCAAGTAG
- a CDS encoding SDR family NAD(P)-dependent oxidoreductase, producing MVCLRRFEGKNVLVTGAASGIGKAISEAFASEGAYVVCTDINRGALDDMVAVIVKSGGRAEGQVMDVTRAGHVNEVINGVVASLGRIDVLANNAGVSSMASVLDLTEEEWDFNMNVNAKGVFLCSKAALPAMIAQGGGKIVNTASMASKIGAPFLAHYSASKFAVLGFTQAFAREAAQYNINVNAVCPGFVATSMQDREVVWEGKLRGMSSEEVRADYIRQTPLGRLCQPEDVARVVLFLASDDADFMTGQGINVTGGTCSH from the coding sequence GTGGTCTGTTTGAGAAGGTTTGAGGGGAAGAACGTTCTGGTGACGGGCGCCGCTTCAGGTATTGGAAAGGCGATTTCGGAGGCGTTTGCGTCCGAGGGGGCATACGTCGTTTGTACTGATATCAACCGGGGCGCTCTTGACGATATGGTGGCCGTGATCGTCAAGAGTGGGGGCCGAGCCGAGGGGCAGGTCATGGATGTCACCCGGGCGGGTCATGTGAATGAGGTCATCAATGGGGTTGTCGCAAGTCTGGGCAGGATCGACGTGCTTGCCAACAACGCTGGGGTGTCAAGCATGGCCAGTGTGCTCGATCTCACCGAAGAGGAATGGGACTTCAACATGAACGTCAACGCCAAAGGAGTGTTCCTGTGTTCGAAGGCGGCGCTTCCAGCGATGATCGCTCAGGGCGGCGGCAAGATAGTCAATACGGCGTCCATGGCGTCTAAGATCGGCGCTCCTTTCCTGGCCCACTACTCAGCATCCAAATTCGCGGTGCTCGGTTTCACGCAGGCGTTCGCGCGCGAGGCAGCGCAGTACAACATCAATGTTAACGCGGTGTGCCCGGGGTTCGTGGCCACCAGCATGCAGGACCGCGAGGTCGTATGGGAAGGCAAGCTGAGGGGCATGTCATCCGAAGAGGTTCGAGCGGACTACATCAGGCAGACCCCACTCGGACGACTCTGTCAGCCCGAGGATGTGGCCCGGGTCGTGCTGTTCCTGGCTTCCGATGACGCCGATTTCATGACGGGGCAGGGCATAAACGTGACCGGTGGAACTTGTTCCCACTGA
- a CDS encoding FGGY-family carbohydrate kinase: MLLIGIDIGTTSVKGVLIDDQGRLVGDASREHDLISLQAGWAEEDPGIWWDGTLDVLRRLAMLASADGRKVRALAVSGMVPALILLDERGNPLRRSIQQNDARTHDEIAHLRDALDEQEVFKLTGGGINQQTIPPKLLWLQKHEPDVFGAARHIVGSYDYITYRLTGRLTLERNWALESGMFDVRLEEWIPATLDAARIHRDMLPAVMSPGQIVGPMLKSVADEVGLGDDVIVTIGSGDHVASAFSSGVRSDGDVLIKLGGAGDILACSGALKYDRRVFIDYHLIPGKFLPNGCMASSGSLVKWFVNSFFREEREKSESEGHNFYACLDELAAGIPAGSEGLVVLPYFVGEKTPLMDPLARGVFFGLSTYHTAAHIYRAILEAVGYGFMDHIRVFQDMGLNPKRFFMSNGGAKSVLWRQIVTDAVGSPVEYITHHPGSSLGAAFVAGMGIGAFGSWDDILAYIPDRTLMEPDMAKHETYMAYFDVYRNLYRHLKQDFRDLAGVS, from the coding sequence ATGCTGCTGATAGGTATCGACATAGGCACCACATCGGTGAAGGGCGTCCTCATTGACGACCAGGGCCGACTAGTTGGCGATGCGTCACGGGAACACGATCTCATTTCTCTGCAGGCCGGATGGGCCGAGGAGGATCCGGGGATCTGGTGGGACGGGACCCTGGATGTCCTGAGGAGACTGGCGATGCTTGCCTCGGCGGACGGGAGAAAGGTGAGGGCTCTCGCGGTCAGCGGTATGGTTCCTGCCCTGATCCTTCTGGACGAGCGTGGCAATCCCCTGCGCCGTTCGATTCAGCAGAATGATGCCCGGACCCATGACGAGATTGCGCATCTGCGCGATGCTCTTGACGAGCAAGAGGTGTTCAAGCTGACCGGGGGCGGGATTAACCAGCAGACAATCCCGCCCAAGCTCCTCTGGCTGCAAAAGCATGAACCCGATGTGTTTGGGGCTGCCAGACACATCGTCGGGTCGTACGACTACATAACCTACCGCCTGACGGGCCGACTCACGCTGGAACGCAACTGGGCACTCGAGAGCGGCATGTTCGATGTCAGGTTGGAGGAGTGGATTCCAGCCACACTTGATGCTGCCCGCATCCACAGGGACATGCTGCCGGCGGTGATGTCGCCCGGACAGATCGTCGGTCCGATGCTGAAAAGCGTGGCTGACGAGGTGGGCCTTGGCGACGATGTGATTGTGACAATAGGGTCCGGCGATCATGTGGCGTCCGCATTTTCATCCGGAGTCAGAAGCGATGGGGACGTGCTCATCAAGTTAGGAGGGGCTGGCGACATACTCGCCTGCAGCGGCGCGCTCAAGTATGATCGGCGGGTCTTCATCGATTACCATCTGATCCCCGGCAAGTTCCTGCCCAACGGGTGCATGGCCTCCTCGGGTTCGCTTGTCAAATGGTTCGTGAACAGCTTCTTCCGTGAAGAGAGGGAGAAGAGCGAATCGGAGGGCCACAACTTCTACGCATGCCTCGATGAGTTGGCTGCTGGGATACCTGCCGGTTCCGAAGGACTCGTGGTATTGCCGTATTTCGTGGGAGAGAAGACGCCGCTCATGGATCCGCTGGCCAGGGGGGTGTTTTTCGGCCTGTCCACCTACCACACGGCTGCGCACATATACCGGGCTATCCTCGAAGCCGTGGGCTACGGGTTCATGGACCACATCCGAGTATTCCAGGACATGGGGCTCAACCCGAAGCGTTTCTTCATGAGCAACGGCGGGGCGAAAAGCGTTCTGTGGCGGCAGATTGTGACCGATGCCGTGGGCTCGCCTGTTGAGTACATCACGCACCATCCAGGATCATCGTTGGGAGCGGCATTCGTTGCTGGAATGGGCATCGGCGCGTTTGGGTCATGGGACGACATCCTCGCGTACATACCCGACCGAACCCTAATGGAACCCGACATGGCGAAGCACGAGACATATATGGCTTACTTCGATGTGTACCGCAATTTGTACCGTCATCTGAAGCAGGACTTCCGAGACCTTGCGGGAGTCTCGTGA
- a CDS encoding BtpA/SgcQ family protein, giving the protein MSFRLKDIFNVEKPVIAMAHFPPMPGSPLYDASVGVAGILKWVKADVAALEKGGADAIMFCNEGDRPYYVGTRPESLAVMASVVSRATEHLSIPFGVDILWDPIGAIALAKATEARFVREVFTGAYASDMGLWNTACADAVRYRKHVGADDVKLFFVINAEFAAPIGERSIGPLAKSVVFSSLADAVCVSGPMTGVSVDEENLELAKRAVPDTPVIANTGVRQENVQRILSIADGAIVGTALKKDGCTWNSVDVERVIAFMKAARE; this is encoded by the coding sequence ATGAGTTTCCGGCTGAAAGACATCTTCAACGTTGAAAAACCCGTGATCGCTATGGCCCATTTCCCGCCCATGCCAGGCTCACCGCTGTATGATGCCTCCGTTGGCGTCGCCGGGATATTGAAGTGGGTCAAGGCAGATGTGGCCGCGCTGGAGAAGGGGGGCGCGGACGCGATCATGTTCTGCAATGAAGGCGACAGGCCGTACTACGTGGGGACCCGACCCGAGTCGCTGGCGGTTATGGCGAGCGTGGTGTCCAGAGCTACGGAGCATTTGTCCATCCCGTTCGGGGTGGATATCCTGTGGGACCCGATCGGCGCCATCGCCCTTGCAAAGGCTACGGAAGCGCGGTTCGTAAGAGAAGTGTTCACAGGGGCCTACGCGAGCGATATGGGGCTTTGGAACACCGCTTGCGCCGATGCGGTGCGCTACAGGAAGCACGTGGGCGCTGACGACGTGAAACTGTTTTTCGTAATAAACGCGGAATTCGCTGCTCCCATAGGTGAGCGCTCAATAGGGCCCCTGGCGAAGAGCGTGGTCTTCTCGTCGCTTGCGGACGCAGTGTGCGTGTCGGGCCCGATGACGGGCGTATCGGTGGATGAGGAGAATCTGGAACTGGCGAAGAGAGCTGTTCCAGACACTCCGGTTATTGCTAACACCGGGGTTCGACAGGAGAACGTCCAGCGGATTCTCAGTATTGCAGACGGCGCCATTGTAGGTACAGCGCTCAAGAAGGACGGTTGCACGTGGAATTCTGTCGACGTAGAACGAGTGATCGCCTTCATGAAGGCTGCGCGAGAGTAA
- a CDS encoding ABC transporter permease: MSRRGSIAQKVLMTVAILFIVAPLLMPIIYSFSTVWYDLLPEGMTVKWYHKLISDPRYRSGAMVSLSVALLAVTVDVALCVPAAYSLNRLMQRGSRSEEIISQLAQVLPLVIPPLVIGVALLQGFSRAPLALTGTIWMVIIAHALIGFPFMLRNVLVTFQTIDEVTLSEAAQSLGANTWQRFRYVLVPNVLPGIVSGALLVFSISIGEFEVTSMVAGFGWNTLPLLLFRSLMDDIRMASAISAVLVYISLAAFAGIIFLSRRVYHVRSGLRQ; encoded by the coding sequence ATGTCAAGACGTGGCAGCATCGCTCAGAAGGTCCTGATGACCGTGGCCATCCTGTTCATCGTGGCGCCCTTGCTCATGCCCATCATCTACTCGTTCAGCACAGTATGGTACGACCTGCTGCCGGAGGGCATGACCGTGAAGTGGTATCACAAGCTGATCAGCGATCCCAGATACCGTTCAGGGGCCATGGTGTCACTCAGTGTTGCGCTTCTGGCAGTGACCGTAGATGTGGCGCTCTGCGTTCCCGCCGCATACTCCCTGAACCGACTGATGCAGAGAGGCAGCAGGAGCGAGGAAATCATAAGCCAGCTTGCCCAGGTGTTGCCCCTGGTCATTCCCCCACTTGTCATTGGCGTTGCCCTGCTTCAGGGATTCAGCCGTGCGCCGCTGGCACTGACAGGGACCATCTGGATGGTGATAATCGCGCATGCGCTGATTGGGTTCCCGTTCATGCTGAGAAACGTCTTGGTGACATTTCAGACCATAGACGAAGTCACGCTGTCGGAGGCGGCGCAAAGCCTTGGCGCCAATACGTGGCAGCGCTTCAGGTACGTGCTTGTTCCGAATGTGTTGCCAGGAATCGTGTCTGGAGCTCTCTTGGTGTTCTCCATTTCAATAGGCGAGTTTGAGGTTACGAGCATGGTTGCGGGGTTTGGCTGGAATACTCTGCCCCTGCTGCTGTTCCGCAGTCTCATGGATGACATACGCATGGCCAGCGCGATTTCTGCGGTTCTAGTCTACATCTCGCTTGCGGCTTTTGCCGGCATCATTTTCTTGTCTAGGAGAGTTTACCACGTTCGGTCCGGACTGCGGCAATAG
- a CDS encoding ABC transporter permease subunit, producing MPAAGFLLLFLGYPLTTVIRRSFVDNVSLAYTASNYTRALTSVRYASAMRNSLLFSTVCTLVAAVAGTFVGFVASGLPERQKSIVLSILSLPLTLSGLVVAFSFIVLLGRNGVVNLLIRRTSGSSGFMLFDLYSWRGLLFVYSFFNVPQMALTMAAVFGNLDHSLVEAARNAGARPWQTWIYIVIPVLAPGFVAGISIVFAGMMGAFGTAVALTGMARNLFALQIYSHTSEASYNLPQASALAVMLAATTALILWLFGILGRRLGRQRQPRTTPAVEE from the coding sequence ATGCCTGCAGCTGGTTTTCTTCTGCTATTCCTGGGTTATCCGCTAACTACGGTGATTCGTCGCAGTTTCGTGGACAACGTGTCGTTGGCCTACACAGCGAGCAACTATACACGCGCGTTGACATCAGTACGCTATGCGAGCGCTATGCGCAATAGCCTGCTGTTCTCCACAGTCTGCACGCTGGTTGCAGCGGTCGCTGGAACGTTCGTTGGATTCGTGGCTAGTGGTCTTCCAGAGCGCCAGAAGAGCATAGTGCTCTCCATTCTCTCATTGCCCCTAACCCTATCCGGCCTTGTAGTTGCCTTTTCGTTCATCGTGTTGCTCGGACGCAACGGCGTGGTGAATCTGCTGATTCGGAGGACCTCCGGAAGCTCGGGTTTCATGTTGTTCGATCTGTACAGCTGGCGGGGTCTGCTTTTCGTATACTCTTTCTTCAATGTGCCACAGATGGCATTGACAATGGCTGCTGTATTCGGAAACCTCGATCACAGTCTTGTGGAGGCTGCACGCAACGCGGGTGCAAGGCCGTGGCAGACGTGGATATACATAGTAATACCGGTGCTTGCGCCGGGCTTCGTGGCGGGCATATCTATCGTATTCGCCGGGATGATGGGAGCCTTCGGCACAGCTGTTGCGTTGACAGGAATGGCCAGGAACTTGTTTGCACTCCAGATATACTCCCATACGTCTGAGGCATCATACAATCTACCTCAGGCCAGCGCGCTTGCGGTGATGCTTGCTGCCACTACGGCGCTGATTCTGTGGCTGTTCGGTATCCTGGGCAGGAGGTTGGGACGCCAACGTCAGCCGAGGACGACGCCTGCGGTGGAGGAGTAG